TCATGGCGGTGGCGGTGGCAGCGGCATTGCCGCGCGCAAGCTGCACCTGCTCGGCGGCCTGGGCCGCAATCTCCAGGGCCTGTTGCGGCAGGTCGGACGCGGCCACTGGCTGCTGCGCGGCGACGGCGAGCGCGCCGGCTTCGGCCTGGGCGGCGGTCTGCACCGCATCATTGATGGTGCCGGCGGCTGCGCCTTCGGCCGTGCTGGCCGGATCGCTGGCTTTGCCATCCTTGGACGGCGTCTTGCTGTTGCCATTCGCGGGCCGTGCTTCGGCGGACTGGTTGGGCCGCTGCTGCGCCGGACGCTGCTGCGCCAGCACGTCCGAAAACGAGGGGCCTTTATCTTTCTTGTCCGCGGCAGCCGGTTTGGCGCCAAGCACGTCGTTGGTCGACGTCGGGGCGGCCGGTGCGAGCGAAGGCAAGGGCAGGGGAGCGGTCATCTTGGGCTTCCTGTGTGGAACTGCTTAATGCATGCCGCTGGCCTGGCGCTGGACCAGGCGGGCGGAGTATTCGTCGTTGGCGCGCTGTTCGCGGCGCGATTCCACGAGGGCCTGGGCGCGCTGCTCGCGCTGCGCCAGGGCATCGTAGGAGTTGAGCTTGCGCTTTTCCTGCTGCCAGTAAAGCTGGCCCTTGGTGAGGTTTTCCTCGGCCTGGCGCAGCACGCCCTGCTGCTGACCGATCGCGTCGTCCAGCGTGCCGATGAAACGCTGGTAGTTGTGGCAGTCGCTGGCCGCCATGCCGCTCGTCATCGCCGTCTGAAGGCGCTCGAGGTAGTCCTGGCGGTAGTCATGCAGCATGGAAAGCTGGCGCTGCGCATTGCTGCGTTCGGCGGTCAGCCGGCCCAGGAGGCGGGCGGCTTCGTCCGTGCTCTCCTTGGCCAGGTTGATCAGCATGTCCAGAGGCAGTTGGCTAGGCATAGGTGTCCCGTGATTCGAAACTGGCTCGCAATTGATTGACGGCGTCTTCGTACCCGACGTTCTCGCCGATGTCCTGCTGCAGGAACGCTTCCAGGCGCGGGTAGCGCGCGATGGCGTCGTCCAGCTGCGGGTCGTTGCCGGCGGCGTAGGCGCCGACGGCGATGAGGTCCCGATTGCGCTGGTAGCGCGACAGGCTTTGCTTGAAGCGGCGCACGATCGAGAACTGCTGCGGCGTGATGAGCGAGGTCATCGCCCGAGAGATCGACGCTTCGATGTCGATGGCGGGGTAGTGGCCCGATTCGGCCAGGTGCCGCGACAGCACGACGTGGCCGTCCAGGATCGCGCGCGCCGAGTCGGCGATCGGATCCTGCTGGTCGTCGCCTTCGGCCAGCACGGTATAGAACGCCGTGATGGAGCCGGCCTTGCCGGACGGACTCGGCGCGCCCATGCCCGCGCGTTCCACCAGCATCGGCAGCTTGGCAAATACCGACGGCGGATAGCCCTTGGTGGCGGGCGGTTCGCCGATGGCCAGCGCGATTTCCCGTTGCGCCATTGCGTAGCGGGTCAGCGAGTCCATGATCAGCAGCACGTCCAGGCCCTGGTCGCGGAAATGCTCGGCCAGGCGGGTCGCATAGGCGGCGCCCTGCAGGCGCAGCAGCGCCGACACGTCGGCCGGCGCGGCCACCACGACCGAGCGCGCGAGCCCTTCGGGGCCCAGGTTGTGCTCGATGAATTCCTTGACTTCGCGGCCCCGCTCGCCGATCAGGCCCACGACGATGACGTCGGCCTTGGTGTAGCGGGCCATCATGCCCAGCAGCACGGATTTACCGACGCCGGAACCGGCGAACAGGCCCATGCGCTGTCCGCGGCCGACGGTCAGCAGACCGTTGATGGCGCGCACGCCGGTGTCCAGCACCGTGTCGATGGGCGCGCGCGACAGCGGGTTGATGGGCTGGGCCGACAGGGGAGCGAGTTCGGCGCCCGTCAGCGGACCCAGTCCGTCCAGCGGGCGGCCGGCGCCGTCCAGCACGCGGCCGAGCAGCGCGTTGCCGACCGGCAGGTGGCGTCCAAGCTGCGGCTTGGCGTTGCCGTTCAATTCAGCCTTGCGCGGCAGCGGAATCTGGCGCTGCACGGGCGGTTCGCCGGGCACGACGCGCGCGCCGGGCGGCAGGCCGGAAATGTCGGCCTGCGGCATCAGGTACAGCGTGTGGCCGTCAAAGCCCACGACTTCGGCGTCAGCCCAATGGTCATGGCCGCGCGCGATCTCGATGCGGGCGGCGGCACCGACGGGCAGGCGCAGGCCGGTGGCGTGCAGCACCAGGCCGGTCGCGCGCGTGATCTTGCCGCTGACCAGCCACGGATCGGTGGACGCCGCGCGGATCGAGCCGATCTCAAGCTGCGTCTGCCAGCGGTCGAGCACGGGCGCGGTCGGCTTGGCTGGCGCGCAAGCGGCTGCGGCGCCCGCGAGGGGCGCCTGACCGGATTGCTCGGAGGCCGGATTGCCGCTCACACCGGCTCCTCCCAGTTTGCGTTGCGGCCGAGCGAGGCGGCCACGCGGCGCCAGCGGGTCTGCAGGGTGGCGTCGATGTCGCCGAAAGGCGTCTCGGCGCGGCAGCCGCCGCGCAGAATCGATTCATCGGCCAGCACGCGCCAGTGGCCTTCCTTCAGTTCGTCGGCCAGGTGCAGGCGAATCAGTTCGATATCGTCCGGATTGGCCCACAGGCGCATCTGGCCGCCGGCGGTCGGATTGATGTGCAGGACGTCGCGAACCGCGTTCAC
The DNA window shown above is from Achromobacter spanius and carries:
- the fliI gene encoding flagellar protein export ATPase FliI, encoding MLDRWQTQLEIGSIRAASTDPWLVSGKITRATGLVLHATGLRLPVGAAARIEIARGHDHWADAEVVGFDGHTLYLMPQADISGLPPGARVVPGEPPVQRQIPLPRKAELNGNAKPQLGRHLPVGNALLGRVLDGAGRPLDGLGPLTGAELAPLSAQPINPLSRAPIDTVLDTGVRAINGLLTVGRGQRMGLFAGSGVGKSVLLGMMARYTKADVIVVGLIGERGREVKEFIEHNLGPEGLARSVVVAAPADVSALLRLQGAAYATRLAEHFRDQGLDVLLIMDSLTRYAMAQREIALAIGEPPATKGYPPSVFAKLPMLVERAGMGAPSPSGKAGSITAFYTVLAEGDDQQDPIADSARAILDGHVVLSRHLAESGHYPAIDIEASISRAMTSLITPQQFSIVRRFKQSLSRYQRNRDLIAVGAYAAGNDPQLDDAIARYPRLEAFLQQDIGENVGYEDAVNQLRASFESRDTYA
- the fliJ gene encoding flagellar export protein FliJ, whose translation is MPSQLPLDMLINLAKESTDEAARLLGRLTAERSNAQRQLSMLHDYRQDYLERLQTAMTSGMAASDCHNYQRFIGTLDDAIGQQQGVLRQAEENLTKGQLYWQQEKRKLNSYDALAQREQRAQALVESRREQRANDEYSARLVQRQASGMH